The following is a genomic window from Quadrisphaera sp. RL12-1S.
ACCACCTCGACCTCCAGCGGCTTCGGCTCGCTGGTGAACACCGCACCGAGGGACTGCGCGTAGGCGTTCGCCAGGCCGCGGGCCGTGACGTCGGCGCGGTCGTAGGAGTACCCGCGCAGGTCGGCGTAGCGCACCCCGGCGACGCGCAGGTTCTCGAACTCGTTGTACTTGCCGACCGCTGCGAAGCCGATCCGGTCGTAGATCTCGCTGACCTTGTGCAGCGCCTTGGACGGGTTCTCCGCCACGAAGGCGATGCCCCCCGCGTACTCGGCCACCACCACCGACCGCCCGCGGGCGATGCCCTTGCGGGCGTAGTCGGCCTTGTCCCGGATGAGCTGCTCGGGGCTGACGTAGAACGGCATGCTCATCGGCGGCGCCCCTCCTGCTCGGCGGTGCGGTCGGCGATGACGGCGGCGGCGACGGCGCCGAGCTCGTCCTCGCCCACCCGCACGTAGCCCTCGGCCGTGACGACGGCGACGACCGGCCAGATCCGGCGCACGACGTCGGGGCCGCCGGTGGCGGAGTCGTCGTCGGCGGCGTCGTAGAGGGCCTCCACGGCCACCCGCACGGCGCCGTCGGCGTCCAGCCCCGGGCGCCACAGCTTCTTGAGGGCCCCACGGGCGAACAGCGAGCCGGAGCCGACGGCGTGGTGCTCGTGCTCCTCGTAGCGGCCGCCGGTGACGTCGTAGCTGAAGATCCGGCCGGTCTGGCGGGCGAGGTCGTACCCGGCGAACAGCGGCACCACCGCCAGGCCCTGCATGGCCAGGCCGAGGTTGCCGCGCACCATGGTGGCCAGGCGGTTGGCCTTGCCGTCCAGGCTGAGCAGGGCGCCCTCGATCTTCTCGTAGTGCTCCAGCTCCACCTGGAACAGGCGCACCAGCTCCACCGCCAGGCCCGCGGACCCGGCGATGCCCACGCAGCTCCACGCGTCGGCGGGGAAGACCTTCTCGATGTCGCGGCTGGCGATCATCGACCCGGCCGTGGCGCGCCGGTCACCGGCCATCACCACGCCCCCGGGGAAGGTCAGCGAGACGATGGTGGTGCCGTGCGGCGCCAGCTGCTCACCCGCTCCCCCGTGCTGCGCTGTGGCGGCGCGGCGGCCGGGCAGCAGCTCGGGGGCGTGCGCGCCGAGGAACTCGGTGAACGAGGAGCTGCCGGGCGTGGTGAACGCCGGGGGCAGGGGAGCTGCCGTCACTGGCCGCCCTTCTGCGTGTACTGGCGCACGAACTGCTCGGCGTTGGACTCGAGCACGTCGTCGATCTCGTCGAGGAGGGCGTCGACGTCGTCGGTCGACGACGCGGCCGAGTCCTCGCCCTGGGCGCCCGAGCGCGGGAGCGGCTCGACCTCGTGCTCGACCTCGTCCTTGTCGCGCCGCGACGGGCGCTGCTGCTCCTGACCTGGCACCGGTGCCTCCTCCAGGTGACCGCTCGGCTGGCCGGCGCACCCACGGGGTGGGGTCCGGTCGTGCTGCGTCGATCGTAGGCGCGGGCGCCGACAGCGCGACCGGCACCCGGCTGATCGGCGGGCTCCCCCCTGCGGACCTGGCAGCATCGGGGCCGTGCCAGAGCAGCCCGACTCCCCCGCCGAGGTCCCCGCCGAGGTCCCCACCGAGGTCCCTGCCGAGCTCCTCGAGGCCCGCGAGGGCACGGGCGCCGCGTTCCCGGCCGCGCTGGCCGCCCACGCCCGCCGCTCCGGCGCCCTCGCCGACGCCGCCGCCTGGTGGAGGTCCGAGGAGCTGTCGGTGCGGCAGGTCGGGCTGGAGCTGTCCGCCGTCCTGGCCGGCCCCGCGTCCCCCCTGCCGCTGGCCGACCGGGAGCGGGCGCGCGAGCAGGTGGCCGAGCAGGCGGCGCAGGCCGCCACCAGCCCCGACGCCGACCTGCGCTGGGCCGCCGCGAAGGCCCTCGGCGCAGCCGGGCCGTCGGCGGCCGCGCTCGACGTCCTCGTCGTCCTCTCCCGCGACGGCGACCCGGACGTGCGGTGGCAGGCCGTGGCCTGCCTGCCCCTGGCCCTCGGCGCCGACGGCGCCTGGCTGGACGGTGAGCCCGGGCAGCGCGTGGTGACCGCCCTGGTGCGCGCCACCGAGGACGACGACGCCGACGTGGCCGAGCAGGCCGTCTTCGCCCTCGCCGAGCAGCTCGACCCGACCGGCGCCGCCGCCTCGGCCGCGGTGGCCGACGCCCTGGCCGCCCGCCTGGACGCCCCCGGGGAGACCGGGGGCCTGGCCGCGCTGGGCCTGGTCCGCCGCGACGACCCGCGCGCCGAGCCCGCCGTGCGCGCCGCGCTGAGCGGCGCCCTGGCCGACCCGGACTCCGAGCTGGACGAGCCGTGGCTGACCGCCGCCGACCTCCTGCCGGGTCTGGTGGCCCTCGCCGCGGACGTGCGGGCGGCGGGGAGGATGGAGGCATGAGCCCCCGCGTCACCGCCTCCAGCGAGCACACCGCCGCCGTCTCCGCCCTCCAGCTGCGCAGCGCGCTGGCGGACTACACCGGCGCCCGCCGCGAGGCCATGCCGGAGGCGTACAGCCAGTACCGCGTGGAGTCCGGCGGCACCGGCGCCGGCACCCGGGTGGGCTGGCGCTTCCAGGCAACCAAGAAGCGCGTGCGCGAGCAGCTGGTGGAGGTCTCCGAGGAGCCCGACGGCACCCTCGTCGAGCGCGACACCCGCTCCTCGATGGTCACCCGCTGGGTGGTCGCCCCCTCCGGGATGAGCTCGTGCACGGTCTCCACGACGACGACGTGGGACGGCGCCACCGGCGTCGGCGGCTTCTTCGAGCGGACCTTCGCCCCGCTGGGGCTCAAGCGCGTCAACGGCGAGCTGGTCGCCAACCTGGAGAGCCGGCTGAAGGGCTCCTCAGCGACCTGAGAGGGCGTCCACCAGCGCGGCGGCGTCGGGGCACCGGTCCAGGAGCGCCTCGGTGCCGGCCCGGGTGCCGCGCAGCGGTTCCAGCATCGGCACCCGCTGCAGCGCTCCGCGGCCGGGCACGTCGAAGATCACCGAGTCCCAGCTGGCGGCGGCCACGTCACGGGAGTACCGGGCCAGGCACTGGCCCCGGAACCACGCCCGGGTGTCCTCGGGGGGCTCGGTGCTGGCGACCTCCGCCTCGGCGTCGGTGACCAGCTCCTCCACGGCCCCGCGGGCGCGCAGCCGGGCGTGCAGGCCCTTGGCGGGGTTGACGTCGGCGTACTGCAGGTCGATGAGGGCCAGGCGGGGTGAGTCCCAGGCCAGGCCGTCGCGGTCGCGGAAGCCCTGCAGCAGCCGCAGCTTGGCCACCCAGTCCAGCTGGCCGGCCAGGCGGAACGGGTCGGCCTCGAGGTCGGTGAGCACCCGCTCCCAGCGGGCCAGCACGTCATCGGTCTCGGCGCGGGCCGCCTCGTCCGGACCGCCGCCGCGGGAGGCGACGTGGGCGCGGGCCGCCTCCAGGTAGCGCCACTGCAGCTCGACCGCGGTGAGCTGGCTGCCGTCGGCCAGCCGCACCCGGTGGCGGAGCGACGGGTCGTGGCTGACGGCGTGCAGCTCCGAGACCGGGGCGGAGACCACGAGGTCCGGAGCGGTGCCGGCCTCGACCATGTCGAGCACCAGCGCCGTGGTCCCCAGCTTGAGGTAGGTCGCCACGTCGCAGAGGTTGGCGTCACCGACGATGACGTGCAGGCGGCGGTAGCGGTCCGCGCTGGAGTGCGGCTCGTCGCGGGTGTTGATGATCGGCCGCTTGAGGGTGGTCTCCAGGCCGACCTCGGTCTCGAAGTAGTCGGCGCGCTGCGACAGCTGGAAGCCGGGCTCCTCGCCCCGCTGCCCCAGGCCCACGCGGCCGGCGCCGCACACCACCTGGCGGCTCACGAAGAACGGCACCAGGCCCCGCACGATCGCGCCGAACGGGGTGGTGCGGGCCATGAGGTAGTTCTCGTGGGTGCCGTAGGAGGCGCCCTTGCCGTCGGTGTTGTTCTTGTACAGGTTCACTGGGTCCAGCCCCGGGGAGGCGGCCACGCTCGCCGCCGCCCGGCGCATCACCAGCTCCCCCGCGCGGTCCCACCGGACCGCCGCCAGCGGCCCGGTGACCTCCGGGGAGGAGTACTCGGGGTGGGCGTGGTCGACGTAGAGCCGGGCGCCGTTGGTGAGGACGACGTTGGCGCTGGCCGGGTCCTCCCCCGCACCGGCGGCGCCCACGCCCGCGCCGTCGCCCGGGTCGCGGCGGCCGGGGGCGTCGGTGAGCTGGCTGGAGTGGGCGGCGCTGCGGGGCACCTCGTAGCCGCGGGCGTCGCGCAGCGGTGCCTCGTCCTCGTAGTCCCACCGGGGCCCGCTGCGCCGGCCCGAGACCAGCGGGGCGG
Proteins encoded in this region:
- the prcB gene encoding proteasome subunit beta, with product MTAAPLPPAFTTPGSSSFTEFLGAHAPELLPGRRAATAQHGGAGEQLAPHGTTIVSLTFPGGVVMAGDRRATAGSMIASRDIEKVFPADAWSCVGIAGSAGLAVELVRLFQVELEHYEKIEGALLSLDGKANRLATMVRGNLGLAMQGLAVVPLFAGYDLARQTGRIFSYDVTGGRYEEHEHHAVGSGSLFARGALKKLWRPGLDADGAVRVAVEALYDAADDDSATGGPDVVRRIWPVVAVVTAEGYVRVGEDELGAVAAAVIADRTAEQEGRRR
- a CDS encoding ubiquitin-like protein Pup; protein product: MPGQEQQRPSRRDKDEVEHEVEPLPRSGAQGEDSAASSTDDVDALLDEIDDVLESNAEQFVRQYTQKGGQ
- a CDS encoding HEAT repeat domain-containing protein yields the protein MPEQPDSPAEVPAEVPTEVPAELLEAREGTGAAFPAALAAHARRSGALADAAAWWRSEELSVRQVGLELSAVLAGPASPLPLADRERAREQVAEQAAQAATSPDADLRWAAAKALGAAGPSAAALDVLVVLSRDGDPDVRWQAVACLPLALGADGAWLDGEPGQRVVTALVRATEDDDADVAEQAVFALAEQLDPTGAAASAAVADALAARLDAPGETGGLAALGLVRRDDPRAEPAVRAALSGALADPDSELDEPWLTAADLLPGLVALAADVRAAGRMEA
- a CDS encoding SRPBCC family protein → MSPRVTASSEHTAAVSALQLRSALADYTGARREAMPEAYSQYRVESGGTGAGTRVGWRFQATKKRVREQLVEVSEEPDGTLVERDTRSSMVTRWVVAPSGMSSCTVSTTTTWDGATGVGGFFERTFAPLGLKRVNGELVANLESRLKGSSAT
- the dop gene encoding depupylase/deamidase Dop; this encodes MSVRRVVGVETEYGVSAPGHPEHDPVLLSSQVVASYAAPLVSGRRSGPRWDYEDEAPLRDARGYEVPRSAAHSSQLTDAPGRRDPGDGAGVGAAGAGEDPASANVVLTNGARLYVDHAHPEYSSPEVTGPLAAVRWDRAGELVMRRAAASVAASPGLDPVNLYKNNTDGKGASYGTHENYLMARTTPFGAIVRGLVPFFVSRQVVCGAGRVGLGQRGEEPGFQLSQRADYFETEVGLETTLKRPIINTRDEPHSSADRYRRLHVIVGDANLCDVATYLKLGTTALVLDMVEAGTAPDLVVSAPVSELHAVSHDPSLRHRVRLADGSQLTAVELQWRYLEAARAHVASRGGGPDEAARAETDDVLARWERVLTDLEADPFRLAGQLDWVAKLRLLQGFRDRDGLAWDSPRLALIDLQYADVNPAKGLHARLRARGAVEELVTDAEAEVASTEPPEDTRAWFRGQCLARYSRDVAAASWDSVIFDVPGRGALQRVPMLEPLRGTRAGTEALLDRCPDAAALVDALSGR